Proteins encoded together in one uncultured Desulfosarcina sp. window:
- a CDS encoding SpoIIE family protein phosphatase yields MRILVVDDDLINCELISHHLVALGYEVITCADGQEAWEIIVSQEISLVVTDWIMPRMDGIELCNKIRQAPFGRYIYTIIITSKAEKQDLILGMDAGADEFLVKPVNREVLGACIRAGERILALEHRLEERNRKLQESRDRMQHAYGIIQKDLEAAARVQKSLIPQKNIVHAGIRFHWMFEPCSHVAGDIFNFFALDEGHLGFYLLDVSGHGIPAAMLSVMIGKLLVPDSHQTDLLKRSQSYPPYYQLVPPEEVVRSLNNKFQSSENFGRYFTMIYGVIDCATGTVQLCQAGHPHPVLVPVNGQARVVGQSGFPVGILPDAEYTSYELQLEPGDRLVLYSDGITGCMNARDVEFGQEQLIRLLAKTTRQSLATSMRTLERALREWNGPKASVDDMTLLALTYTGGSVCYTSTEESPAVHRAIEIEGSVDRAAEVRRFVDNFCKKNVPAKRRVQDLWQVELAVHETVTNVVLHAIEKNGNSVIRIEGLTFGDRIEFLIVYDGRAFDPETVPEPRLDGSQTAHFGIHLVNLCMDEVEYRTQCPGEKCIRLVKNLFDKPV; encoded by the coding sequence ATGCGGATTCTGGTTGTCGATGACGATCTCATCAATTGTGAGCTTATCTCGCACCATTTGGTGGCGTTGGGATACGAGGTAATCACCTGCGCCGATGGCCAGGAAGCCTGGGAGATCATCGTTTCCCAGGAGATCTCCCTGGTGGTTACCGACTGGATCATGCCGCGCATGGACGGCATCGAATTGTGCAACAAGATCCGCCAGGCCCCTTTCGGACGTTATATTTATACGATTATCATTACTTCCAAGGCCGAAAAGCAGGACCTGATCCTTGGCATGGATGCCGGCGCCGACGAATTTCTGGTCAAGCCGGTCAACCGCGAGGTGCTCGGCGCCTGCATTCGTGCCGGCGAGCGGATCCTGGCGTTGGAGCACCGGCTTGAAGAGCGGAATCGAAAGCTCCAGGAATCCAGGGATCGCATGCAGCATGCCTACGGCATTATCCAGAAGGACCTCGAAGCGGCCGCGCGGGTTCAAAAAAGTCTGATCCCCCAGAAGAACATTGTGCATGCCGGGATCCGTTTTCACTGGATGTTCGAACCCTGCTCCCACGTGGCCGGCGACATCTTTAACTTTTTCGCCCTGGACGAGGGCCACCTGGGCTTCTACCTCTTGGATGTCTCCGGACACGGCATCCCGGCGGCAATGCTGTCCGTGATGATCGGCAAACTGCTGGTCCCGGACAGCCACCAGACCGACCTGCTGAAACGGTCCCAGTCGTATCCGCCCTACTACCAGCTGGTACCGCCGGAGGAAGTGGTCCGCAGCCTCAACAATAAATTCCAAAGCAGCGAGAATTTCGGCCGCTACTTTACCATGATATACGGCGTTATCGACTGCGCGACCGGTACGGTGCAGCTGTGTCAGGCCGGCCACCCCCATCCGGTGCTGGTGCCTGTCAACGGACAGGCCCGGGTCGTCGGGCAGAGCGGATTCCCCGTCGGCATTTTGCCCGATGCGGAGTATACCAGCTACGAACTGCAGCTCGAGCCGGGGGATCGGCTGGTTCTTTACTCGGACGGCATTACCGGGTGCATGAATGCCCGGGATGTGGAATTTGGCCAGGAACAGTTGATCCGGCTGCTGGCCAAAACCACCCGGCAAAGCCTGGCGACCAGTATGCGGACCCTGGAACGCGCGCTGCGGGAGTGGAATGGCCCCAAGGCGTCTGTGGACGACATGACCCTGTTGGCGCTCACGTATACCGGTGGATCGGTGTGTTATACGAGTACGGAAGAATCCCCGGCGGTCCATCGGGCGATCGAGATCGAAGGGTCGGTTGATCGGGCGGCCGAAGTGCGTCGTTTCGTAGACAATTTCTGCAAAAAAAATGTGCCCGCGAAAAGACGCGTTCAAGATCTCTGGCAGGTGGAACTGGCCGTTCATGAAACCGTGACCAATGTCGTTCTTCATGCAATCGAAAAAAATGGCAATTCCGTGATTCGCATCGAGGGTTTGACCTTCGGGGATCGCATCGAATTCTTGATCGTCTACGACGGCCGGGCATTCGATCCGGAAACGGTTCCCGAACCGCGGTTGGATGGATCACAGACCGCTCATTTCGGCATCCACCTGGTCAATTTATGCATGGATGAGGTTGAATACCGGACCCAATGTCCCGGCGAAAAATGTATCCGCTTGGTTAAAAACCTGTTTGACAAACCCGTCTAA
- a CDS encoding ISNCY family transposase produces MREKHQKQMPLIDPPTGHPREKELEAISIVLDSIPTICDHVLQDLNKGKILKSRTGARGMTAEQVLRAAVVMRLYSFTYEDLAFHISDSRALRRFCRIGIADKGFKKSALNTNIKMISPQTWEFISRDLLAYAKDEKIEKGRKARVDCTVVESNIHPPLDSVQLYDAVRVIARLLIKVRDEFGIKVVFTDHQRRAKKRMIGVQYAKGDKQRTPLYKDLLKVTRKTIGYAIQTEKALARHCSADPLLLGLFSEIKHYGDLARKVYDQTFRRVVQGESVPADQKVFSLFEDHTDIIIKDRRDTYYGHKICMTGGASNLILDCVILEGNPADSELVETMLDRQHQIYGRYPLKAALDGGFASKDNLVKAKERKIKDVCFSKKRGLKEADMCRSDYVYKKLRQFRAGIESGISWLKRSFGLTRCTWKGFRSFKSYVLSSVVAANLLTIARKKLAAV; encoded by the coding sequence ATGCGCGAAAAACATCAAAAACAAATGCCGCTTATCGATCCCCCAACCGGTCATCCCAGAGAAAAAGAGTTGGAAGCGATCAGCATCGTGCTGGATAGCATTCCTACCATTTGCGACCATGTACTGCAAGACCTCAACAAAGGCAAAATCCTCAAGAGTCGAACCGGGGCTCGCGGCATGACAGCCGAACAGGTTCTGCGCGCTGCGGTGGTAATGCGGCTTTACAGTTTCACCTATGAAGATCTGGCCTTTCATATTTCTGACTCCAGAGCCTTGAGACGATTTTGCCGAATCGGTATTGCCGACAAGGGATTTAAAAAGTCGGCCCTGAACACCAATATCAAAATGATATCTCCGCAAACCTGGGAGTTCATATCTCGTGATCTTTTGGCCTATGCCAAGGACGAAAAAATCGAAAAAGGCAGAAAGGCGCGGGTCGATTGTACGGTGGTCGAGTCCAACATTCATCCGCCTCTTGATTCCGTCCAACTGTACGATGCGGTTCGCGTCATTGCCCGCTTGTTGATCAAAGTCCGAGACGAATTCGGGATCAAGGTTGTTTTTACCGACCATCAGCGCCGTGCCAAAAAAAGAATGATCGGCGTCCAGTACGCCAAAGGGGACAAACAGCGTACGCCCCTTTACAAAGACCTGCTCAAGGTTACACGTAAAACCATCGGCTATGCCATCCAGACCGAAAAAGCATTGGCACGACATTGCAGCGCAGACCCTTTGTTGCTGGGTTTGTTCAGTGAGATCAAACATTATGGAGACCTGGCCCGAAAGGTATACGACCAAACCTTTCGCCGTGTCGTTCAAGGTGAAAGCGTGCCGGCCGACCAGAAGGTGTTTTCTCTTTTCGAAGACCATACGGACATCATTATCAAGGACCGCCGAGACACTTACTACGGTCATAAAATCTGTATGACAGGCGGTGCCTCGAATCTGATCCTGGATTGTGTCATCCTTGAAGGCAACCCCGCCGATAGCGAACTGGTTGAAACGATGCTCGATCGTCAACATCAGATCTACGGCCGCTATCCGCTGAAGGCCGCTTTGGACGGCGGTTTCGCATCCAAAGACAATCTCGTCAAAGCCAAAGAGCGTAAAATCAAGGATGTGTGCTTTTCCAAGAAACGCGGCCTGAAAGAAGCCGATATGTGCCGCAGTGATTACGTTTACAAAAAGCTCCGACAGTTTCGTGCCGGGATCGAATCCGGTATATCCTGGCTCAAGCGCAGCTTCGGTCTGACGCGCTGCACTTGGAAAGGATTTCGTTCGTTCAAAAGCTATGTGTTGTCATCAGTGGTTGCCGCCAATTTGCTTACGATTGCGCGAAAGAAACTGGCGGCCGTTTAG
- a CDS encoding dienelactone hydrolase family protein, with the protein MRKFIIIFLLVSFSTAAYGATGAPVTYQVDGQAYEGYYISPFEQAPLVLLIHDWDGLTDYEVIRANMLADLGYAVFALDLFGAGVRPTEVVDKRQHTGELYKNRQKMRALMNGALETARKKGANVENAVAVGYCFGGAAVLEWARSGADLKGFVTFHGGLKTPEGQDYSKARGKFLILHGTADTAIPMEQFADLAVQLESAGVNHEMTTYGGAQHAFTVFGQERYHETADKKSWRRFVDFLSDTLKP; encoded by the coding sequence ATGCGAAAATTCATCATCATATTTCTACTCGTATCGTTTTCCACCGCCGCCTATGGGGCCACCGGGGCGCCGGTAACCTATCAGGTCGACGGGCAAGCCTATGAAGGCTATTATATTTCCCCCTTTGAACAGGCTCCCTTGGTACTGCTGATTCATGACTGGGACGGACTGACGGATTATGAAGTCATCCGGGCCAACATGCTGGCCGATCTGGGGTATGCCGTTTTCGCCCTGGATCTGTTCGGTGCCGGCGTGAGGCCGACGGAGGTCGTAGACAAACGGCAGCATACCGGCGAGCTGTATAAAAACAGACAAAAAATGCGGGCGCTGATGAACGGCGCCCTGGAAACGGCCAGGAAGAAGGGAGCCAACGTGGAAAACGCCGTTGCTGTGGGCTATTGTTTCGGCGGCGCCGCGGTGCTGGAGTGGGCCCGTTCCGGTGCCGATTTGAAGGGCTTCGTCACTTTCCACGGCGGGCTGAAAACCCCCGAGGGGCAGGATTATTCAAAGGCCCGGGGAAAATTCCTGATTCTGCACGGCACGGCGGATACGGCGATTCCCATGGAGCAGTTTGCTGATCTGGCCGTTCAGCTCGAATCGGCGGGTGTGAATCATGAGATGACCACCTACGGTGGGGCGCAGCATGCCTTTACGGTTTTCGGCCAAGAGCGGTATCACGAAACCGCGGACAAAAAATCGTGGCGGCGATTCGTCGATTTTCTATCGGATACGCTCAAGCCTTGA